Proteins found in one Subtercola endophyticus genomic segment:
- a CDS encoding MBL fold metallo-hydrolase, with protein sequence MQLTILGSATPYPVPGNACSGYLLQGGATSLWIDAGTGTLAELQRHIALTDLDAIFISHRHADHTADLLVAYYALRFSSLWGGAAGSGVAAGAGVAAGARSGSAAGAVSGSGAASQSHARRRIRVFGPEALAERLAEFLGPDALQGLHEVFDFTEMSGWADAVVGDLALSWGPVSHGVPAFALTATGPAGASIGSSSAVASSDTATLSDAGAAAPSSDRVGGTSPYTTPVLTSTFTYSGDTAPCTSLVEMAEESSVLLCEVGYNRDALGEPAVHHTPEDAGRTATAAGVSTIILTHVADDLAPADAARRAAAHFAGTIELATPGRAFAL encoded by the coding sequence ATGCAGCTCACCATTCTCGGATCCGCTACGCCGTACCCCGTGCCCGGCAACGCGTGCTCGGGGTACCTGCTGCAGGGCGGCGCGACTTCCCTCTGGATCGACGCCGGTACCGGCACGCTCGCCGAGCTGCAGCGGCACATCGCTCTCACCGACCTCGACGCCATCTTCATCTCGCATCGGCACGCCGACCATACGGCTGACCTGCTCGTGGCGTACTACGCGCTGCGGTTCAGCTCGCTGTGGGGTGGCGCGGCTGGGTCTGGGGTTGCGGCTGGGGCTGGGGTTGCGGCTGGGGCTCGGTCTGGGTCTGCGGCTGGGGCTGTGTCTGGTTCTGGCGCTGCGTCGCAGTCGCACGCGCGGCGCCGCATCCGCGTGTTCGGGCCGGAGGCGCTGGCCGAGCGCCTGGCCGAATTCCTGGGTCCGGATGCTCTGCAGGGCCTGCACGAGGTATTCGACTTCACCGAAATGAGCGGGTGGGCAGACGCCGTCGTGGGCGACCTGGCCCTCTCGTGGGGCCCGGTCTCGCACGGAGTCCCTGCGTTCGCGCTCACCGCGACCGGGCCCGCCGGTGCGTCGATCGGCTCAAGCTCAGCCGTCGCTTCCAGCGACACTGCGACGCTCAGCGACGCCGGTGCCGCTGCGCCCTCGAGCGACCGTGTCGGCGGCACTTCGCCGTACACCACCCCCGTCCTCACCTCGACCTTCACGTACTCGGGCGACACCGCACCGTGCACCTCGCTCGTCGAGATGGCCGAAGAGTCGAGCGTGCTGCTCTGCGAGGTCGGCTACAACCGCGACGCCCTCGGCGAGCCGGCCGTGCACCACACTCCCGAAGACGCCGGTCGCACCGCGACCGCCGCCGGAGTCTCCACGATCATCCTGACCCACGTCGCCGACGACCTCGCCCCCGCCGACGCTGCCCGCCGTGCCGCCGCCCACTTCGCCGGCACCATCGAGCTCGCGACTCCCGGACGCGCCTTCGCCCTCTGA
- a CDS encoding nucleotidyltransferase domain-containing protein produces the protein MRLQNPFAAVSTTGLDSQVLTVLARIEQYLTIAQIHQLLPEEGSTQGVRNTVVRLTEQGTLLERATGRSVAYAFNRDHLLADAVLRIANAKSELVDRMRESIAEWEFAPLTVKIFGSAARNDMRSESDIDVLIVAADSVSEVVLEASVGRFASLASRWTGNDVRPLVYRSSEVGPASIFTSILEHSIDVSGEPTWLRRHVRKERTAA, from the coding sequence ATGCGACTCCAGAATCCGTTTGCGGCTGTCAGCACGACGGGGCTTGACTCTCAAGTGCTGACCGTGTTGGCTAGAATTGAGCAGTATTTGACTATTGCTCAGATTCATCAACTGTTACCCGAGGAAGGTTCGACGCAAGGGGTGCGCAACACGGTAGTTCGTCTGACCGAGCAAGGAACTCTGCTTGAACGTGCCACGGGCCGCAGCGTCGCCTATGCGTTCAATCGGGATCACTTGTTGGCCGATGCAGTGCTTCGTATTGCCAACGCGAAGAGTGAGCTGGTCGACCGAATGCGCGAGAGCATCGCCGAATGGGAGTTTGCGCCGCTGACGGTCAAGATCTTCGGGTCGGCAGCTCGAAATGACATGCGTTCGGAGAGCGACATCGACGTGCTCATCGTCGCCGCAGATTCGGTGAGCGAAGTCGTGTTGGAGGCGTCAGTCGGCAGGTTCGCATCGCTGGCGAGCCGGTGGACCGGCAATGACGTGCGCCCGCTGGTGTACCGCAGTTCAGAAGTGGGTCCGGCCAGCATTTTCACTTCGATTCTCGAGCACAGCATCGATGTTTCGGGAGAACCGACGTGGCTTCGTAGGCACGTTCGAAAGGAACGTACGGCGGCGTGA
- a CDS encoding MATE family efflux transporter, producing the protein MPEKPPARSHGAARGLRRELDRDILRLAGPALGALVAEPLFLLTDTALVGHLGEVPLAALGIASAIIQTAIGLLVFLAYATTPAVARRLGAGDRTGAIRAGIDGMWLALGLGIVVVALGLLGSGGVVGLFTNDPLVAADAVTYLHISLAGIPAMLLVIAATGLLRGLQNTRTPLVVAVSGFAANAGLNAVFIYGLGWGIVGSAAGTVVAQWAMAAVYIVIAVRAARASGARLRPGLDGVSSAASSGGWLFIRTLSLRAAMLATVAVAATFGVAQLGAFQIALTVFSTLAFILDALAIAGQAMIGHGLGAGDAPRVALVTRRLIRWGLGSGFVLGAGLALIAPLLGPVFSPSAEVQHALTVTVLTMAVGIPLAGYVFVLDGVLIGAGDARYLALTGLVNIACYAPLLALVVLFHPPGDAALVWLWAAFGYGYMGARALTLGLRARGDRWMLSGASR; encoded by the coding sequence ATGCCCGAGAAGCCGCCAGCACGAAGCCACGGCGCCGCGCGGGGCTTGCGCCGGGAGCTCGACCGGGACATCCTGCGGCTGGCCGGGCCCGCGCTGGGCGCGCTCGTCGCCGAGCCGCTGTTTCTGCTGACGGATACTGCCCTCGTGGGGCACCTGGGCGAGGTACCGCTGGCGGCGCTCGGCATCGCGAGTGCGATCATCCAGACCGCCATCGGGCTGCTGGTGTTTCTCGCCTACGCCACCACGCCGGCCGTCGCGCGCCGGCTCGGGGCTGGCGATCGAACCGGGGCCATCCGCGCCGGCATCGACGGCATGTGGCTCGCCCTCGGGCTCGGCATCGTGGTGGTCGCGCTCGGGTTGCTCGGCTCGGGCGGCGTGGTCGGCCTCTTCACGAACGATCCGCTCGTCGCTGCCGACGCCGTCACGTACCTGCACATCTCGCTCGCCGGAATCCCCGCCATGCTGCTCGTCATCGCGGCGACCGGACTGCTGCGCGGGCTGCAGAACACCCGCACGCCACTCGTCGTCGCCGTCTCAGGATTCGCCGCGAACGCCGGCCTCAACGCGGTGTTCATCTACGGGCTCGGCTGGGGCATCGTAGGCTCTGCGGCCGGAACCGTGGTGGCGCAGTGGGCGATGGCGGCGGTCTACATCGTCATTGCGGTGCGGGCCGCACGGGCATCCGGTGCCCGGCTGCGGCCGGGGCTCGACGGCGTGAGTTCGGCCGCCTCGTCGGGTGGGTGGCTGTTCATCCGGACCCTGAGTCTGCGGGCAGCGATGCTTGCGACGGTCGCGGTAGCGGCGACGTTCGGCGTGGCGCAGCTCGGGGCCTTTCAAATCGCGCTGACCGTGTTCTCGACCCTGGCATTCATACTGGATGCTCTCGCCATCGCCGGGCAGGCGATGATCGGCCACGGGCTCGGTGCCGGCGATGCCCCGCGCGTTGCGCTGGTGACGCGGCGGCTCATTCGGTGGGGCCTGGGTTCGGGGTTCGTGCTCGGCGCCGGGCTCGCGCTCATCGCGCCGCTGCTCGGGCCGGTGTTCTCGCCGAGCGCCGAGGTGCAGCACGCGCTCACGGTCACGGTGCTCACCATGGCCGTCGGCATCCCGCTCGCCGGGTACGTGTTCGTGCTCGACGGAGTGCTCATCGGCGCCGGCGACGCCCGGTACCTCGCGCTCACCGGTCTCGTGAACATCGCGTGTTACGCGCCGCTGCTGGCTCTCGTGGTGCTCTTTCACCCGCCCGGAGACGCTGCGCTCGTCTGGCTCTGGGCCGCCTTCGGGTACGGCTACATGGGCGCGCGGGCGCTCACGCTGGGGCTGCGGGCTCGCGGGGATCGGTGGATGCTCAGCGGCGCTTCGCGCTGA